The Chryseobacterium indologenes genomic sequence CCAATCTGGGCAGTCGCAGTATGCTGCAAACCCAAAAGTACAACAATACAAAGTAAACTTTTTCTCATAAAAAATGTATTTAGAATCTTAGGGGAACTTTTGAATCACCGTTTATCCATAAAATTTTGTGTAGCGGAGATTCCCGTTGTACAAACTTAGTGGGAAAAAGAGCTCATTCACGGAGAGATATTGTACGCATTTTTCCACAGAAATGTAGATGTATTCTGACATGGGAATTAAAGATTAATGAATTTCTTTATAAATTTCAAGGAGCTCAACCAGATTGGCGATCTTTAATTTCTGATAGACTCTTCGTTTATAAGTTCCTACAGTTGATTCCTGGATATCCAGGGTATTGGCAATTTCAAGGTTACCGTTTCCTTTAGCCAAAAGGTTAAAGACCTGCAACTCTCTATCAGACAACAACTCTATTGTTTTTTTCCTATTCATTCCTTTCACCATTTCTTTCATAATCTCGGGAGTATAATAACAACCTTCCTTGAAAATAGTGTCCACTGCTTGTACAAAATCTCTTGGGTTACTTTGTTTATTTAAAAAGCCATTGGCTCCTTCTTCAATATACTGGATCGCAATATTTTCTTTGTACGAAGTGAATATAAGGATCAGGATATCTTCAGAAATCATTTTAATTTCTTTGACCATTGATTTAAGAATACTTCCCGGAAGCTCAATATCCAGAATGATGAGGTCAAATTTTTCTGTTTCCACCTTTTGCTTTGCTTCATCATAGGTCTCGGCAAAATCGACTTCGATATCATCAAAATTCTTTTCCAGAATCATGGCTGTGCCTATTCTTACTACATGATGATCATCTGCAATGAGTATTTTTCTTGTCATATTTTAATAAGGATTTTTATGTTGGTTCCCTGGGGACTGTTTTTATGAAAAGTCATTTCAGCATTAATTTTCATCATCAGCTGCACAACCATATGCAACCCCAATCCGTAGTTTCTGAAAATCAGGTGCTCATGTTCTTTTTTGTGAAATAATCCTGAATAATATTCTCTTTGTTCGTCAGACATTCCGGTACCTGTGTCCGCAATACAGATTTCTACATACGATTCGCCGGAATTTGAGGTAATGATAATTTCTCCCCGGGAAGTATTTTTAACAGCATTATCCATGAGGTTATGAAAAACTGCCAGCAGAATATTTTTATTCAACTTAACTTTCAGATGATGGTCACAAAAATTATATATGAAAGTATTTTTCTGTGCTGCAATTTCTTCAAATAATAATTTTTTGGTTTCAATCAAATCATAAATAAGATATTCTTCTTCTGTTGTATTTTCCTGCTTGTACAACTCTGTATATTCTTTGAGACTCAGCGTAAATTTATATAACTGCTCAGAAGTTTTATAAATGCTGTCAAAGTACTTTTTCTGTGTTTTGATATCATCAGACTGAGTGAGTTCCTGGGAGAGAAGAGCAATAAATTTTACGGGAGTTGTAATATCATGGCTTATGCTTTCCACCAGTTTTTTCTGATAATCAGATTCACTTCTGAGTTTATTATTGGTTTCCTCCAGCTCTTTATCCTTATTGACAATAGTATTTTCCAACACTTTATTTTTCAACCTTAAAAAATTGGTTCTTGTCTGTACAATAATGATAAGAATTAAAATAAGAAAACCGGCAACCAATATCTTAAAAATCAAAGTCTGATAAAAGTACGCTTCTACTTCTACAGGAAAACTTTTATACACAAACTGACCATCTTCAGAAGATAGGAATCTGATCAGCAAATTATATTGTCCCGGTTCTATATCCGACAGCCTAAAGATTTTATCATTTTTTATGGTAACCCATTGATTTTCGTCATCCGTCACAAGCTTCGCCTGAAGGTAGATATTCTCAAGATCTGCGTAATAAGGAATATCTATATAGAGCTCTGCATTTTTATATCCGCATTGAAGGAAAAGTTTGTCTTTCAAAGCCACCATTTTGCCTTTTATCTTTGCTCTTTCTACAAACAGATCTCCGGGATCAGGAAAATAGGTCCTGATATTTTGAGGGCTGAAGAATACAAAACCCTGCATTGACGGAAAAACAAATTGTCCGTCTTCCAAAATATGCGCACAAGGGCCGGCATTCCCATTAAATTCATTATTCAGAAAACCGTTCCCCTTCGTATACCGGTAATAGGTAGGAGCTCCGTTCCTGCTTTCCATACAACGCAGGAGATGAGTTTTATTAATAGTAAATAATCCGTTATCAGATGAAATCCAAAAATTGGAATTCCGGTCCTCCAGAATATAATGTGCATTGTCCAGAAAATCATTTCTGTCTGTGGGAACTTTTATCGCTTTTCGATTTTTCAACAAATAAATTCCTCTGTTGTGTGTGGTAAACCAGATATTGCCGTCTCTTGTCCTTAGAATTTGCTTTACCGGGAGATTCTTGCCGATGTGATCAATAATTCTGTCCTGCATAAGGGAAAAAATAGATATTCCATCACTAGTACCCAGAAACAGCAGGTCTTTGTTATATCTGAAGACGGCATCAATATTAGCAGGACACGGAATAATTCTTTCAATTTGACCGAAATGATCCTTATTTAAAATATAAAGATAAGATTGCTTTGCTTTAAAAACGGAGGCCATATACAAACCTCCGTTTTTATATAAGCCGTCAATTTCTTTTCCTTTCAATGTTATGGAATCATATTTCGTAAAGCCTGAATTTTTATACCTGATATGAATAGCATTATTTTCCCTGTACACAAGATTTCCGGAATCATCCTGAAAAATATATCGTTTATCATATGATTGCGGAGCCTTAAACAATCTTTCAGAGGTATGATTATTATATAAAATCCCTTCCTGCGTTAACACAGAATTATTGCCATAAGGAATCGCTGCATAGCAAACTTCATCCTGATAAGACAATTTTTTCGTAGAAACTGAAAAATCTGATAAACGAAGAATTTTAAGCCCATTAATGGAACTTCCTATGTAGAGTTTATTGAAAACCTCATCATAAAAAATCGTTCCTGAAATTTCTTTGTCAATATCTTTATATTCCAGCAAATAGGTAAGTTTCAGTTTTCCTTGTGAAAAACTGCTTCGATAAATTTTACCATGACTGATAATAAAAACCTGCCCTGAAATCTGCTGCCAGTAAATTCTGGTTTCGGGATCGTTGTACATTGCCGGCGCATTTATATAAGAATATCTTCCTCGATATAACTGAAGAATCTTTTTACTTCCGGAATCAGCAAAAAAAATATAATCGCCATGCACAAATAAACGTTTCAACCTACTGCGGGGAAATTTAAGATCCAGCGGAACTTTTTTACGGGTTTTATGATCCTGATACAGGACCTGATTGTTTTCGAAATAGTAAGATCCCGATTCAGTGTCAATAAAATAAGAATCAATAAAGGAAACATACCGGACTGTAGTATTATTTTTGACAAGTTGCCGGTATATCTTTTGGTCTGATGGGGAAGAATTTGATGACACAAGGGATGAAATAATTTCAGGCCGTCTCTTAGAAATAAGAAGTCTGTCGGTTTCGGAATCATTGAAAACAGAAATACTATCCTTTCTGATATTTCCATAGAAATCTCCGAAACTTAGATTTTTAAGCTTAAAATCCTTGTATTGTACAAAGTTGCTGCCGTCATAACGCAGTATCCGACCCTCCATCGATAGCCAGATAAAACCGTACTTATCTTTTACAATATCCTTAATACTGTTTTGAGGCAGACCATTATCCATGTTATACCATTGAATAGTATAGCTTTGTCCGTTGCTGGATAGAAAGAACAACAGTAAAATAAAGGACAGAAGCTTCATTCAGGTGAGACTGGCATTATTCTAACAACAAATATATTATAGAAAATCATAATTATTGTAAATATTTATCCACAATAATGTGAAATTATTTCTACGTAATTATTTATGAGTAATTTATATATTGTTATAAATTTAATCAATACGAAACTTGTTCCCTTTCATGGTCTTTGAAATAAGACTGATTCCTAGAAACACAAAGCCTTCAGATTCTGAAAAAAAAATGACCTCACTCAAAAAGGAGAGGTCATTGTGCTATTTTACATGTATATAAATTATAAATACTCTTTCGGAATGGCAATATTATTTTTTTTTCATGTATTCTACCAGCGCCTGATATTTGTCTTCATATCTATCATCCGATCCGCATTTGTGAGAAATGCTGCAAATATCTGAAGGTTTAATATCTAAAATATCTGAAATTTTAGTCAGTATCTCCAGATTGATCTTCACCTTGGAATTTTCAATATCTGAATAAGCCTTCTGGGAAATCCCCATTTCGAAAGCCATATACTCCTGCGTAAGATCTTTGCTCCTACGTATTTTCCTGATATTTTGTCCACAGATTTTCATCGTTTTTGTTTTAGTAGTTTTCGGTATACTTTAGAAGATTATCTATTAGCCTCCAACAAAGTTAATAAATACCTTTGGCAAAACATTATACACGTTACATGATATTTATTTTCAATATAGAAAAAGGTAAAAAATAAGCCTGTTTCAGAGAAAATATCACTTCGGTAAACACTATTGGAATTTATGGAGACGCAAAAATTTAATTATGACAATAATATTGTCAGGGCATTCCTCTATGCTACTATCGTATTCGGACTCGTCGGATTTCTGCTTGGGCTCACCGCCGCATTAATGCTTTTTTATCCTGAATTACCTGAATTTTTATTCGGTACGGACGACACTACTATTAAAAGTTTAGCATCGGGAAATATACAGGGATTGATTAACACTCAGGGAGCCATGGGCTTCGGAAGAATCAGAATGCTTCATACCAGTGCCGTTATTTTTGCTTTCGTCTGCAACTCTTTCTTCTGCGGTGCTTATTATAGCATGCAAAGACTACTGAAAACAAGAATGTATAGTGACACCCTCTCATGGATCCATTTCTGGTCATGGCAGTTTATGATCATTACCGTAGTGATCACGTTCTTAATGGGAATCAATACTTCTAAAGAATATGCTGAACACGAATGGCCTATCGACATCCTCATTGCCTTCTCATGGATCGTTTTCGGAATCAATATGTTTGGTACTATTGCTAAAAGAAGAGTACGACATTTATACGTAGCAATATGGTTCTACCTGGCAACCTGGATCGCCGTAGCCATGCTTCATATCTTCAATAATCTTGAAGTTCCATTATCTTTCACAAGCTGGAAATCATATTCTGTATATGCAGGTATAAAAGACGCCTTGGTACAATGGTGGTATGGTCACAATGCAGTAGCATTCGTATTAACCACTCCTGTATTAGGTCTGATGTATTACTTTATGCCAAAAGCAGCACAACGCCCGGTATTCTCATACAAACTATCTATTATCCACTTCTGGTCGTTGATCTTTGTATATCTTTGGGCCGGCCCTCACCACCTGCAATATACAGCATTGCCTGCATGGGCACAGGCTGTAGGAACAGGATTTTCCATTATGCTTATCGCTCCGTCATGGGGAGGAATGCTGAATGGCCTTCTTACCCTAAGAGGAGCCTGGGATAAAGTAAGAGAAAATCCTATTCTTAAATTCTTTGTTGTTGCCGTTACCTGCTATGGTATGGCTACATTCGAAGGTCCCCTTTTAGCAACAAAATCTTTAAATAAAATCGGGCACTATACAGACTGGGTTATCGGGCACGTACACCTTGGAGCTCTTGGATGGAACGGATTTATGGCATTCGGAGTCATCTATTATCTGGTACCGATTATGTGGAGAACTAAACTCTGGTCTAAAAAAATGGCCAACTGGCACTTCTGGTTAGGTACTTTAGGAATCATCTTCTATGCTGTTCCCATGTATATTTCAGGATTTACCCAGGGATTGATGTGGAAACAATTCAACCCGGACGGAACATTATTGTGGAAAAACTGGTTAGATACCGTTACAGCGATCATTCCTTACTTTAAAATGAGATTCTTAGGAGGTATTCTTTACCTTTCAGGAGCCATCTTAATGGTCATCAACGTTATCAAAACCATCAAAGCCGGTTCGTTCCAGAAAGAAGTTCCTGCAGAAGCCCCTGCATTAGCCAATATCGGAAGTACAAGAAAAGAAGGCGAAGGTGTGCACCTTTGGCTAGAAAGAACACCTACCTTACTTTCCATACTGGCTTTCATTACCATAGCAATCGGCGGACTTGTGGAAATTGTGCCTACACTCTCATTGAAACAAAGTGTTCCTACGATTACTTCGGTAAAACCATATACTCCACTGGAGCTTGAAGGAAGAGATTTATATATCCGTGAGGGATGTAACTCCTGTCACTCGCAGATGATCAGACCATTCCGTGACGAAGTTCTTCGTTTTGAAGGAAAAAACGGACAGTATTCTAAAGCAGGAGAGTTTATTTATGACAGACCCTTCTTATGGGGATCCAAAAGAACCGGTCCGGATCTTCACAGAGAGGGAGGCCGAAACCCGGATTCATGGCACTTCAAGCATATGTATAACCCTAGAATTACCTCTGCAGGTTCTATCATGCCACGTTTCCCATGGTTGATCACCAATAAACTGGATCGTACTCAAATGGCAGATAAAATGAAACTGATGAAAAATGCATTCGCTGTACCTTACACCAAAGCACAGATCGACTCCGCTAATCAATGGGCAGATAATCAGTCCAAAGCTATTGTACAGAGAATTTATTCCGAAGCTACAGATGTAAAAGATCAGATGACAAAAGAAAAAACGACTAAAGGATCAGCTTATGTTCCGCTTGAGCAAAGGGAAATTGTGGCGATGATCGCTTACCTGCAAAGATTGGGTACAGATATCAAAACCACACAGATCCAAACCGCAAGTGTAGAATAAGTAACCATTAAAATTGTATTGCAATGAAAACGAGAACCCCAATTTCAGTATATATCGCGGTAACGATAGGTTTAACGATCATGGCCTTTGAAATGTTTGCCAGTGATTCAGGATATTTTTCTTCTCCTTTTTTCTGGGCGCTGATTCTGATTGCCGTTATCCTCCTGATGATCATGAACTCTATCGGAGATTTGATTGAAAATGAAAGCTTCAGCAAACTTTCTGATGAAGAAAAAAAAGAATATCTGGCCGAAAAAAGTGTTCCCTACTATCAGAAACTATGGAACTCCGCTTTCAAAAAACAGTCTGTGACCGAGGAAAAAGATATTCTTATTGACCATGGTTTTGACGGAATCACAGAGCTAGACAACTCTCTTCCCAAATGGTGGATTGGTCTTTTCTGGTTTGGATGCATCTTTTGCGCGGTCTATTTAATGGCATTTGCTTTTACGGACTACGCCCATCCGGAAGCAGAATATACCAAAGAAGCTAAAACCATGCTGGCTTCCATCCAGGAATATGAAAAAACCGCTCCCCAGATCAACCTGGAAACTGCAAAATACAGCGCTGATAATATCGCAGAAGGCCAGGAGCTTTTCAAAACAAATTGTGTAACCTGCCATGGAGATGGCGGAAAAGGAGGTATCGGTCCCAACCTTACCGACACTCACTGGATCAACATCAAGGAAAAAAGTTTATTTAAAAATGTTTTCTGGATGCTTGAAAACGGCTCTCCAAACAATCCTACCATGAGACCATTTATCAAAGAAGGAACCATCACAGGAAAAGACGCTGAAAAAATTGCAGCTTATATTTATCATATCAACCAGGAATCTTCTCCGATCACAGTAGCACAAGGTGGTGCCGCACCACAGGGAGAAGAAGTAAAATGGGAAAACGGAAACAATTAAAATTTATTACCTCAATGATATAAACCATGCCACGCCCCCTTTAGAACAACACTAACATTTGAATTTTCATTTTTGCTAACTAACCTTTTCAACATAAAAAAATGATATAAAGGGGGCTTTCTAAAGAACAAAATCCGCACCTTGGCTCGTCTTACTCAACTATTCACTTGACAACTACTAAACTAAAAATTCCATAATAAGGCAGCCAAGGCAGGATTTTTGCATTCACAAAGGGTACCACAACAAAGTGTAAATAATTTAGTATTATTATCTTTGTTAGAAACCACATCGCATTTGAAACTGAAAATCAACACTACAAAACTCTTAAGGCGTATTGCAATCACTTTTATTGCAATATTGGTTTTTCTTACCCTTCTGATACTCAGCCTCAGACTTCCGGCTGTTCAGAATTTCATCAAGGACAAACTTATTGTTTACCTTGAGAAAAAAATCAAAACAAAGGTAAGCCTTGAAAAAAGTTTACATAGGATTTCCTAACAGCCTCGTTATGGAAAACCTTTACCTCAAAGGACAGGATGTAGATACCCTGCTGGCTGTAAAAAAACTCGATGTGGGGCTGCATATGCTGAAGCTTATCAACTCTACTGCAGATATTACCTCAGTAGATATGGAAGGAGCCAGAGCCAACGTAGTACGCAAGCCGGACGGTAAATTCAATTTCGACTATATCATTGATGCTTTTGCCACCAATGATAAAGAAGAAAGTCCTTCCAAACCTTTCATCATTTCCCTGGACAAAATCAATTTAAAAGATATCGGCGTTACTTTCAACGATCAGCAATCCAGAAACGATATCAATCTGTATTTCAAATCTTTCGATACCAGGGTTAAAAAGTTTGACCTCAGTAAAAATACGTATGCTGTCAATGATATCAATCTGGATGGATTGAAATTAAAACTGAAGCAGGATATTGTAGAAGAAGTAACCAAAAAGGTAGAGAAAAAAGTTGATTCTCTCAACGAAAAAAAAGCCTATGAATATTGGCCTGAGAGGCATAAAACTCACCAATTTCAATATTGATTACGGTGATGAAAACACCAAAACATTTGCCAAGGTTCTCTTCAAGGAATTAAGTACAAAGGTTAATAAGCTGGATCTTGAAAATAATACTTTTAATGTGGCCAATGTGTTTCTTTCAGGAGCAGATATCAATGCCAATCTTTATCTTCCTGCACAGAATGCCAATCCGAAAAAAACAAAAGAGCCGGAGGTTTCAAAAGTTTCCGATAAAGATCAAGCGATCAACCTTCTTTTAGGTAAACTCGTGCTTAATGATGTAAAAGCTACCTACAACAATACCGCCCTTGCTCCTACAAAACAGGGAATGGACTTCAATCATATGAACTTCTCTAAAATGAACCTTGAACTGAGAAGCTTCAAAATGGAAAACAATACATTCGCCGGAACAGTTAATTCTGCAGAAATACAGGAAGCAAGAGGCCTGAATATCCAAAAATTCAACACTGATTTTGTGTATGCCGAAAAGGAAGCTTACCTTAAAAGTCTTTATCTCCAAACTCCGAAAACTGTATTGCGTGATGAGGTAATTTTAAATTATGATTCGATCGATCAGTTAACTAACAATCTGGGTGCAGTAAAGATTTCAGCCAATATCAAAGATTCCAAAATCGGGTTTTCTGATATTCTGAACCTTGTTCCAACATTGAGAAATACAGTTCCATTCAACAAATACCCGAATGCCGTTTTAAATGTCAACGCCAATGTTAAAGGAAGTGTAAACGATCTTTTGATCCAGGATCTTAAAGTTTCAGGTTTGGATCAGCTGAGGGTCGTTGCGTCAGGAAAAGTCAAAAACGCGATGAATCCTGATCAGCTGTATTATGATGTAAGAATCGGAGAATTCTCATCGAATGCGCAAACAATTTTCAACCTCGTTCCAAAAAATACCATTCCGTCTACGATATCGCTTCCTTCCAGCTTTAGCATTAAAGGAAATGCAAAAGGAACGACTAAAATAGTAACAACAGACCTCAACCTCTATTCTACCCTTGGAAATGCCGCTATTGTTGCCAATGTTGACATGCGCAGAAAAAATCGTGAATTATACGATGTAAAGGCCAATCTTCAGGGAATTCAGGTAGGAAAAATTATTCAGAATAAAGATATTGGTCCGGTTACCGCTCAGATTTATGCAAAAGGTGAAAGTTTTGATTTTAAAAATGCCAATGCAGACCTAAAAGGGCATGTGGCCTCTGCTGTCTACAAAGGATACCGATACCAGAATATGAATCTCACCGGTAAGATCAACAGGGGGGCTTATCATGTTATTTTAGATTCAAAAGATCCGAATGCCAGTCTGCAATTGACCGCTTCAGGTGTTTATGACGAAAAAAATCCTACGGTAAAAGTCAACGGTGAAGTAATCAAGCTGGATGTCAATAAACTTGGATTTTATGAAAAACCAATGATTATTGCAGGAAAAATTGACGGAGATTTTACAAGTCTGGATCCGAATAGCCTTAACGGATATTTAAATTTAAAAGACTTTGCCTTTTCCGATACCAAAGAAGTATACCCTGTTCAGGAAGTCAACCTGAAAGCTTCTTCAACAAAAGATTCAACACAAATTATTCTTAACTCACAGGTTGCTGACGTCGAGCTGAAGGGGAAATATAAACTTACCCAGATTTTTGGAGCTTTAACTCAAACCATTAATCAATATTATCAGTTCCAGAAACCGGGTACAAAACAAAAAACCGATCCGGGACAGCATTTTACCTTTACTGCAAAAGTGAAGAATGATGATCTGATCAGAAAATTCGTTCCGGATCTGAAAGACTTTGAAACCATCAATATCAATGGGAATTACGATGCTGATTCGCAGAAAATTGAGCTTGACGGAGAAATTCCGCGATTGTTGTATGGGGAAAATTCTATTGAAAAAGGAACTTTAAAAGTTACTAATGAAAATCAGGCATTACAGTACAACCTGAATGTTGCGGCTTTGAAAAGCTCGAGCTTTTCTTTGAAAAAAATCAATATTGGTGGTGATGTTGCTGATAATACCATCAATTACAATGTCACAACCAAAGATGATAAAGATGCCACACAATTCCTGATTGCAGGAAATGCCAAATCGTTGAATGATATTACAGAAATTTCTTTAAAGCCAGACGGGTTAAAACTCAATTACGCAGACTGGAATGTGGCTGAGAATAACAAAATTCAGATCAGCAGTAAAGGCATCCTGGCAGATAATTTTGTTCTGTCAAATGGAAACAGCCAGATTTCACTTCAGTCTGAAAATAACAGCCCAAACAGTCCACTAAATGTTTC encodes the following:
- a CDS encoding HAMP domain-containing histidine kinase, whose product is MKLLSFILLLFFLSSNGQSYTIQWYNMDNGLPQNSIKDIVKDKYGFIWLSMEGRILRYDGSNFVQYKDFKLKNLSFGDFYGNIRKDSISVFNDSETDRLLISKRRPEIISSLVSSNSSPSDQKIYRQLVKNNTTVRYVSFIDSYFIDTESGSYYFENNQVLYQDHKTRKKVPLDLKFPRSRLKRLFVHGDYIFFADSGSKKILQLYRGRYSYINAPAMYNDPETRIYWQQISGQVFIISHGKIYRSSFSQGKLKLTYLLEYKDIDKEISGTIFYDEVFNKLYIGSSINGLKILRLSDFSVSTKKLSYQDEVCYAAIPYGNNSVLTQEGILYNNHTSERLFKAPQSYDKRYIFQDDSGNLVYRENNAIHIRYKNSGFTKYDSITLKGKEIDGLYKNGGLYMASVFKAKQSYLYILNKDHFGQIERIIPCPANIDAVFRYNKDLLFLGTSDGISIFSLMQDRIIDHIGKNLPVKQILRTRDGNIWFTTHNRGIYLLKNRKAIKVPTDRNDFLDNAHYILEDRNSNFWISSDNGLFTINKTHLLRCMESRNGAPTYYRYTKGNGFLNNEFNGNAGPCAHILEDGQFVFPSMQGFVFFSPQNIRTYFPDPGDLFVERAKIKGKMVALKDKLFLQCGYKNAELYIDIPYYADLENIYLQAKLVTDDENQWVTIKNDKIFRLSDIEPGQYNLLIRFLSSEDGQFVYKSFPVEVEAYFYQTLIFKILVAGFLILILIIIVQTRTNFLRLKNKVLENTIVNKDKELEETNNKLRSESDYQKKLVESISHDITTPVKFIALLSQELTQSDDIKTQKKYFDSIYKTSEQLYKFTLSLKEYTELYKQENTTEEEYLIYDLIETKKLLFEEIAAQKNTFIYNFCDHHLKVKLNKNILLAVFHNLMDNAVKNTSRGEIIITSNSGESYVEICIADTGTGMSDEQREYYSGLFHKKEHEHLIFRNYGLGLHMVVQLMMKINAEMTFHKNSPQGTNIKILIKI
- a CDS encoding c-type cytochrome — encoded protein: MKTRTPISVYIAVTIGLTIMAFEMFASDSGYFSSPFFWALILIAVILLMIMNSIGDLIENESFSKLSDEEKKEYLAEKSVPYYQKLWNSAFKKQSVTEEKDILIDHGFDGITELDNSLPKWWIGLFWFGCIFCAVYLMAFAFTDYAHPEAEYTKEAKTMLASIQEYEKTAPQINLETAKYSADNIAEGQELFKTNCVTCHGDGGKGGIGPNLTDTHWINIKEKSLFKNVFWMLENGSPNNPTMRPFIKEGTITGKDAEKIAAYIYHINQESSPITVAQGGAAPQGEEVKWENGNN
- a CDS encoding response regulator transcription factor — encoded protein: MTRKILIADDHHVVRIGTAMILEKNFDDIEVDFAETYDEAKQKVETEKFDLIILDIELPGSILKSMVKEIKMISEDILILIFTSYKENIAIQYIEEGANGFLNKQSNPRDFVQAVDTIFKEGCYYTPEIMKEMVKGMNRKKTIELLSDRELQVFNLLAKGNGNLEIANTLDIQESTVGTYKRRVYQKLKIANLVELLEIYKEIH
- the ccoN gene encoding cytochrome-c oxidase, cbb3-type subunit I; the encoded protein is METQKFNYDNNIVRAFLYATIVFGLVGFLLGLTAALMLFYPELPEFLFGTDDTTIKSLASGNIQGLINTQGAMGFGRIRMLHTSAVIFAFVCNSFFCGAYYSMQRLLKTRMYSDTLSWIHFWSWQFMIITVVITFLMGINTSKEYAEHEWPIDILIAFSWIVFGINMFGTIAKRRVRHLYVAIWFYLATWIAVAMLHIFNNLEVPLSFTSWKSYSVYAGIKDALVQWWYGHNAVAFVLTTPVLGLMYYFMPKAAQRPVFSYKLSIIHFWSLIFVYLWAGPHHLQYTALPAWAQAVGTGFSIMLIAPSWGGMLNGLLTLRGAWDKVRENPILKFFVVAVTCYGMATFEGPLLATKSLNKIGHYTDWVIGHVHLGALGWNGFMAFGVIYYLVPIMWRTKLWSKKMANWHFWLGTLGIIFYAVPMYISGFTQGLMWKQFNPDGTLLWKNWLDTVTAIIPYFKMRFLGGILYLSGAILMVINVIKTIKAGSFQKEVPAEAPALANIGSTRKEGEGVHLWLERTPTLLSILAFITIAIGGLVEIVPTLSLKQSVPTITSVKPYTPLELEGRDLYIREGCNSCHSQMIRPFRDEVLRFEGKNGQYSKAGEFIYDRPFLWGSKRTGPDLHREGGRNPDSWHFKHMYNPRITSAGSIMPRFPWLITNKLDRTQMADKMKLMKNAFAVPYTKAQIDSANQWADNQSKAIVQRIYSEATDVKDQMTKEKTTKGSAYVPLEQREIVAMIAYLQRLGTDIKTTQIQTASVE